The Bacteroidota bacterium genome includes a region encoding these proteins:
- a CDS encoding methyltransferase domain-containing protein, producing MEVTKATANGHVEAGVKNYYGQVLESKDDLKTSACCAPDAVPEHHKPILAQLEDEILARFYGCGSPIPLALEGYTVLDLGCGTGRDAYLVSKLVGEAGSVIGIDMTEEQLAVANKYEQIQAEKFGYSTPNTSFRLGYIEDLKAAGIEDNSVDVVISNCVINLSTDKKKVFSEILRVLKEGGELYFSDIFADRRIPKDVADDPVLRGECLGGAMYIEDFRRMMFDLGIKDFRVVAQHTVEVEDQALADKLGNTKFTSLTIRAFKLASIEDRCEDYGQVAYYKGGMTASEHSFELDDHHLFEKGRPMLVCGNSAAMVQDTRFGKYFTITGDRTTHFGLFDCGDATVSVDAENAAVSCC from the coding sequence ATGGAAGTAACAAAAGCAACCGCAAACGGCCACGTTGAAGCCGGCGTAAAAAACTATTATGGCCAGGTGCTTGAAAGCAAAGACGACCTGAAAACCAGCGCCTGTTGCGCGCCGGATGCGGTCCCCGAGCATCACAAACCCATCCTCGCCCAACTCGAAGACGAAATCCTGGCGCGTTTCTATGGGTGCGGCTCCCCTATCCCGCTTGCACTGGAAGGATATACCGTACTCGACCTGGGTTGCGGCACCGGACGCGATGCTTACCTGGTGTCCAAACTGGTCGGTGAAGCAGGGTCTGTCATTGGTATAGATATGACCGAAGAACAACTCGCGGTGGCAAATAAATACGAGCAAATTCAGGCCGAGAAATTTGGGTATAGCACACCCAATACAAGTTTCAGGCTCGGCTACATAGAAGACCTCAAGGCTGCCGGCATCGAAGATAATTCTGTTGATGTGGTGATTTCCAACTGCGTCATCAACTTGTCTACCGACAAGAAAAAAGTGTTTTCCGAGATTCTACGTGTCCTCAAAGAAGGCGGCGAACTGTACTTTTCAGATATTTTTGCAGATCGCCGCATCCCCAAAGATGTTGCTGACGACCCGGTACTGCGGGGCGAATGTCTGGGTGGTGCGATGTATATCGAAGACTTCCGCCGCATGATGTTTGACCTTGGCATCAAAGACTTCCGCGTTGTGGCACAGCATACGGTCGAAGTTGAGGACCAGGCCCTTGCAGACAAACTGGGCAACACTAAATTTACGTCGCTCACCATTCGCGCCTTTAAGCTGGCAAGTATCGAAGACCGCTGCGAAGACTACGGCCAGGTTGCGTATTACAAGGGCGGCATGACAGCCTCCGAACACAGTTTTGAACTGGACGATCACCACCTGTTTGAAAAAGGCCGGCCCATGCTTGTGTGCGGCAACTCAGCCGCGATGGTGCAGGACACCCGTTTCGGCAAATACTTCACCATAACCGGAGACCGCACCACACACTTCGGGTTATTCGATTGTGGTGACGCTACCGTTTCTGTCGACGCTGAAAACGCTGCCGTCTCTTGCTGCTGA
- a CDS encoding acyl-CoA thioesterase: MSKTVVRFQDCDAFGHLNNASFITYFINAREDHLRDYYAFDLYEHARLSNENWFVGRHEIAYLRPAALGETVSIQTGLLHFSNRSLVVEGVMFDKDANKIKAVQWTTFRYVNLQQGRAAEHPEAINTLLAGVLLEDVERESLDRRIRQLKKAGNAA, translated from the coding sequence ATGAGTAAAACAGTTGTGCGTTTTCAGGATTGTGACGCATTTGGCCACCTGAACAACGCGAGCTTTATCACCTACTTCATCAATGCCCGCGAGGACCACTTGCGGGACTACTACGCATTTGATTTATACGAGCACGCCCGGCTATCGAACGAAAACTGGTTTGTTGGCCGGCATGAAATTGCTTACTTGCGGCCGGCGGCGCTTGGTGAGACGGTGAGCATCCAAACGGGTTTGCTCCACTTTTCCAATCGTAGTCTGGTGGTAGAGGGTGTGATGTTTGACAAGGACGCCAATAAAATCAAGGCCGTACAGTGGACGACGTTCAGGTATGTTAATTTGCAACAAGGGCGGGCAGCAGAACACCCTGAGGCCATCAATACGTTGTTGGCAGGGGTTCTCCTGGAAGATGTGGAGCGGGAAAGCCTCGACAGGCGGATCAGGCAGCTTAAAAAGGCCGGCAACGCAGCGTGA
- a CDS encoding metal ABC transporter permease, with protein MTQPQLEIQLIAIVVAAACALPGVFLVLRKMAMMSDAISHAILPGIVIAFFITSDLNAPLLILAAAMMGVLTVVLVELIYRTKLVKEDAAIGLVFPALFSIGVILIAQYAGDVHLDTDAVLLGELAFAPFDRLTIGGADVGPRAFWVMSVILLLNIGFITLFYKELKLATFDAGLAAALGFLPGALHYGLMALVSVTAVGAFDAVGSILVVALMVGPAATANLLTDKLTRLISLSLVIGIGDAIAGYWLAHFFDTSIAGSMATVVGFSFVLALMFAPNQGVVSVLRRRRLQRLNFAAKMLTIHLANHEGTPDEQRENQIDHLEDHLTWDAVFATRIVKFSEQRGLVKTAGKQLQLTDAGRVLASEAVVN; from the coding sequence ATGACGCAGCCGCAACTTGAAATACAATTGATTGCCATCGTGGTCGCAGCTGCCTGTGCGCTACCGGGCGTCTTTCTTGTGCTGAGAAAAATGGCCATGATGAGTGATGCCATCAGCCACGCTATTTTGCCAGGCATCGTCATCGCATTTTTTATCACCAGCGACCTGAATGCGCCGTTGCTTATCTTGGCGGCAGCGATGATGGGCGTGTTAACGGTAGTGCTTGTAGAGCTCATTTACCGGACAAAACTCGTCAAAGAAGATGCAGCCATCGGGCTTGTTTTCCCGGCTTTGTTCAGTATTGGCGTGATTCTGATCGCTCAATATGCCGGCGATGTGCACCTCGACACAGATGCCGTCCTGCTTGGCGAGCTTGCCTTTGCGCCTTTTGACCGGCTCACCATTGGCGGCGCAGACGTCGGACCGCGAGCGTTCTGGGTGATGTCTGTCATTTTACTCCTAAACATAGGGTTCATCACCCTGTTCTATAAAGAACTGAAGCTGGCCACTTTTGACGCCGGACTTGCAGCAGCCCTTGGTTTTCTCCCCGGAGCCTTGCACTATGGCTTAATGGCCCTGGTATCGGTTACAGCTGTTGGTGCCTTTGATGCGGTCGGGTCAATCCTTGTTGTCGCGCTGATGGTTGGGCCGGCGGCAACAGCCAATTTACTAACGGACAAACTGACACGGCTCATCAGCCTGAGCCTGGTTATTGGTATTGGAGATGCGATTGCTGGCTACTGGCTCGCTCACTTTTTTGATACGTCAATTGCCGGTAGCATGGCAACTGTTGTAGGCTTCTCGTTCGTTCTGGCCCTGATGTTTGCGCCAAACCAGGGCGTCGTTTCCGTACTGCGCAGGCGTCGGTTACAGCGATTAAACTTCGCTGCAAAAATGCTGACAATCCACCTGGCAAACCACGAAGGCACTCCCGACGAACAGCGCGAAAATCAGATCGACCACCTGGAGGACCACCTTACCTGGGATGCTGTATTTGCCACACGCATCGTCAAGTTTTCGGAGCAGCGAGGCCTCGTAAAAACTGCTGGCAAACAGCTACAGCTTACAGATGCCGGCCGGGTGCTCGCAAGCGAGGCCGTTGTCAACTAG
- a CDS encoding metal ABC transporter ATP-binding protein, translating to MSETIPYAIDVRDLTVAYREKPVLWDIDLTVPQGLLMAIVGPNGAGKTTLIKAILGLLKTAAGQVLVYGQPYEKQQHRVGYVPQRGSVDWDFPASVLDVVQMGLYGKLGWFKRPGKKEKAIAREALAQVGMDAYESRQISQLSGGQQQRVFLARALVQDADLYFMDEPFQGVDATTERAIIQILRTLRAQGKTVMVVHHDLQTVTEYFDYVMLLNVRSIASGPVADVFTEENLRKTYGGRVGFLTNLKERVA from the coding sequence ATGTCTGAAACCATCCCATACGCCATCGATGTACGCGACCTTACGGTTGCTTACCGCGAAAAACCTGTTTTATGGGACATCGACCTTACTGTACCGCAAGGGCTGCTGATGGCGATTGTCGGCCCCAATGGCGCCGGCAAAACTACGCTAATCAAAGCCATTCTGGGCCTGCTAAAAACCGCAGCCGGACAGGTCCTTGTGTATGGACAGCCCTACGAAAAACAGCAACACCGCGTAGGCTATGTCCCCCAGCGGGGCAGTGTAGACTGGGATTTCCCCGCCAGCGTGCTTGATGTTGTTCAGATGGGTCTTTATGGCAAATTGGGCTGGTTCAAACGGCCGGGTAAAAAGGAGAAAGCCATTGCACGGGAGGCCCTGGCCCAGGTAGGCATGGACGCGTATGAGTCCCGACAAATCAGCCAGCTTTCTGGCGGCCAGCAGCAGCGCGTATTCCTCGCTCGGGCCCTGGTGCAAGATGCAGACTTATACTTTATGGACGAGCCATTCCAGGGGGTCGACGCCACCACAGAGCGGGCCATCATCCAGATTTTACGTACGCTGCGCGCGCAGGGCAAAACTGTGATGGTGGTACACCATGACCTGCAAACGGTGACTGAGTATTTTGACTACGTGATGCTGCTAAACGTACGCAGCATTGCAAGCGGTCCGGTAGCAGACGTATTCACCGAGGAGAATTTGCGCAAAACGTATGGTGGCCGCGTTGGATTTCTTACAAACCTGAAAGAGCGCGTAGCCTGA
- a CDS encoding response regulator: MHILLAEDNPVNQKVALRMLERIGFSAEVANNGVEALAALERAHYDVILMDMQMPEMDGLEATRRIVEKYPVAERPYIIALTANAMQGDRERCIAAGMNDYISKPIRMEDLHEAFDRCPVKPKADEPAEEEASTAPVINFTVLDELIAMLGNDVDFASGLISDFLEDGGELLVNIRGAYEGGNASELERAAHTLKSSSATFGANDAALICKQLESIGKQGNLDDAKASSLIASLEAMFKVISTELVSYINRQTA; encoded by the coding sequence ATGCATATTCTATTAGCGGAAGATAACCCGGTAAATCAAAAGGTGGCTTTGCGAATGCTGGAGAGAATTGGATTCTCTGCAGAGGTGGCGAACAACGGGGTTGAAGCACTGGCGGCATTGGAGCGTGCGCATTACGATGTGATTCTGATGGATATGCAAATGCCCGAAATGGACGGCCTGGAAGCAACCCGGCGCATTGTCGAAAAATATCCCGTAGCAGAGCGGCCATACATCATAGCGCTCACCGCAAACGCTATGCAAGGTGACCGAGAGCGGTGTATAGCCGCCGGCATGAATGACTATATCAGCAAGCCCATTCGTATGGAAGACTTGCACGAAGCATTTGATCGATGCCCGGTGAAACCAAAAGCTGATGAACCTGCTGAAGAAGAAGCGTCAACGGCACCCGTAATCAACTTCACGGTGCTGGATGAGCTCATTGCAATGCTCGGCAACGACGTTGACTTTGCAAGCGGACTCATCAGTGATTTCCTTGAGGATGGAGGCGAACTGCTGGTCAATATTCGCGGCGCGTATGAAGGCGGAAATGCTTCTGAGCTGGAGCGGGCAGCCCATACGCTCAAATCCAGCAGTGCTACATTTGGCGCCAACGATGCCGCCCTGATTTGCAAACAACTCGAATCCATTGGGAAGCAGGGTAACCTTGATGATGCCAAAGCGTCATCGCTTATTGCATCGCTTGAAGCCATGTTCAAAGTAATTAGCACCGAACTGGTATCGTATATCAACCGGCAAACAGCCTAG
- a CDS encoding metal ABC transporter permease, producing MFALFSDYTFQVVALGAALLGVVSGALGTFAVLRKQSLLGDAISHAALPGIALAFLITGTKSALGLMLGAMAAGLIATLLVSSISISTRVSYDSALGTILSVFFGFGLVLLTVIQKMPNANQAGLSTFLFGQAAALVIEEVVTMCIFGAIALTPTLLFWKEFKLLAFDPEYGQSLGMPIRYLDILLTSLLVVAIVIGLQTVGVVLMSAMIIAPAVAARQWTNRLGIMVSLSALFGALAGVLGAFFSSTITHLPTGPTIVLVISGIVVISLFLAPNRGLLWRWLRNRRNAQQLKLDAVLLDVYALAAQHTPMTHPHAEAVLNVMNEMSAKTERSLERLSELGLVEKVRTGDWSLTARGQTYVEQLMKDRFKTESTA from the coding sequence ATGTTTGCGCTGTTTTCGGATTATACGTTTCAGGTTGTAGCCCTCGGGGCGGCATTGCTTGGTGTTGTGAGCGGTGCCCTTGGTACGTTTGCCGTTTTACGAAAACAGAGTTTACTCGGAGACGCTATTTCTCATGCCGCCCTGCCCGGCATCGCGCTTGCGTTTCTCATCACCGGCACCAAATCCGCACTTGGCCTGATGCTGGGCGCCATGGCAGCCGGCCTTATTGCTACCCTCCTCGTTTCGTCAATTTCAATTTCCACCCGGGTTTCTTACGACAGCGCCCTGGGCACCATTTTATCGGTATTTTTTGGCTTCGGATTGGTGTTGCTCACTGTTATTCAGAAAATGCCCAACGCCAATCAGGCCGGTTTGAGCACTTTCCTCTTCGGCCAGGCAGCTGCCCTTGTGATTGAAGAAGTGGTAACCATGTGCATCTTTGGTGCAATTGCACTCACGCCTACGTTGCTCTTCTGGAAAGAATTCAAATTACTGGCATTCGACCCGGAGTACGGGCAGAGCCTCGGTATGCCCATTCGGTATCTCGACATTTTGCTCACCTCACTCCTCGTGGTCGCCATTGTAATCGGCTTGCAAACGGTAGGGGTTGTGCTGATGAGCGCAATGATTATTGCACCGGCAGTTGCTGCCCGGCAGTGGACAAACAGGCTGGGCATCATGGTGTCGCTCAGTGCACTTTTTGGCGCACTGGCTGGTGTCTTAGGCGCCTTCTTCAGCAGCACCATCACCCACTTGCCAACGGGGCCTACCATTGTGCTGGTTATCAGCGGAATTGTGGTTATCTCTCTTTTTCTTGCGCCTAATCGCGGCCTGCTGTGGCGCTGGCTGCGAAACCGCAGAAATGCACAACAGCTCAAACTCGACGCGGTATTGCTGGATGTGTATGCGCTGGCAGCACAACATACACCCATGACACACCCGCATGCTGAGGCGGTGCTCAACGTGATGAATGAGATGTCAGCAAAAACGGAACGCAGCCTCGAGCGGTTATCCGAACTGGGCCTTGTAGAAAAGGTACGCACCGGCGACTGGTCACTCACTGCACGTGGACAAACGTATGTTGAGCAGTTGATGAAAGATCGATTTAAAACGGAAAGTACGGCATGA
- a CDS encoding zinc ABC transporter substrate-binding protein — translation MYNQNQRANQFVLALVMLLLFTGCQPSDTGDTVKDFSSRKIKIVATTSMIADLVTEIGGDRVEVAGLMGPGVDPPLYKASEGDVLKMAGADLVVYNGLHLEGKMTEVFEQMAKRSIPTLAVAQDAVPDSLRLMSATYAGNFDPHVWFDVTLWQQVADHVHVVLGELSPTHQAIFAANAAQYIEQLEALHTYVTTQAAAIPASSRVLITSHDAFGYFGRAYGFDVHALQGLSTTTEAGTADVQELADFVATNRIPAMFVESSVSPRGIEAVKAAVGARDFEVQIGGYLYSDALGDPESPEGTYIGTVRYNIDTIVAGLKQ, via the coding sequence ATGTACAATCAAAATCAGCGCGCTAATCAGTTTGTACTAGCTTTGGTCATGTTGCTGCTTTTTACAGGCTGTCAACCATCGGATACAGGTGATACGGTAAAGGACTTTTCGAGCAGGAAAATCAAAATTGTCGCGACAACCAGCATGATTGCTGATCTTGTCACCGAAATCGGCGGTGACCGCGTAGAGGTTGCAGGGCTCATGGGCCCGGGTGTTGACCCCCCTCTCTACAAAGCAAGCGAAGGCGACGTACTCAAAATGGCCGGCGCAGACCTGGTTGTTTACAACGGACTCCATCTTGAAGGCAAAATGACCGAGGTGTTCGAGCAGATGGCAAAACGCAGCATCCCAACCCTTGCCGTGGCCCAGGATGCGGTACCTGACTCTTTGCGCTTAATGTCGGCAACCTATGCCGGCAATTTTGATCCACACGTATGGTTTGATGTGACCCTGTGGCAGCAAGTGGCAGACCACGTGCATGTTGTGCTTGGTGAACTGAGCCCGACCCATCAAGCAATTTTTGCAGCCAACGCGGCGCAATACATTGAGCAGCTGGAAGCACTGCACACGTACGTTACCACCCAGGCCGCTGCCATCCCGGCATCAAGCCGCGTGCTAATTACCTCACACGACGCCTTTGGATATTTTGGCCGCGCCTATGGATTTGACGTACATGCGCTGCAAGGCTTGAGCACAACCACGGAGGCCGGCACTGCTGACGTGCAAGAGCTTGCAGACTTCGTCGCTACAAACCGGATCCCGGCCATGTTTGTAGAATCTTCGGTATCACCGCGGGGGATTGAGGCCGTTAAGGCAGCTGTGGGCGCACGAGACTTTGAAGTACAAATTGGTGGCTACCTCTATTCAGATGCACTCGGCGACCCTGAAAGCCCCGAAGGTACCTACATCGGTACTGTTCGATACAACATCGACACGATTGTAGCAGGATTGAAGCAGTGA
- the arsS gene encoding arsenosugar biosynthesis radical SAM (seleno)protein ArsS (Some members of this family are selenoproteins.) has translation MSNAADDMIPLTLAGDGASVNIEGPRTTTSLRFRRSPLASPEEQIRQLEAVDLAVGPTQSGNFFADVSHSGWPTLKPAQLDIFQINLGKLCNMTCRHCHVDSGPDRTKENMDRATVDACIEAIEKSGAHTVDLTGGAPELNPNFEYLVDRVTQMGKHVIDRCNLTILTVRRYQHLPAWFAKRGVEVVCSLPHYRKLGTDAQRGDGTYEKSLKALKMLNEVGYGQGDPRRKLTLVTNPVGAFLAGNQASLETEWKDALKKNHDVSFDTLIALNNMPMSRYLEWLLEKGKLDEYMHRLLDAFNPSTIAGLMCRNTLSVSWDGKMYDCDFNQQLEMEIDFPGEERLHVRDFDLDKWLQHNIRTERHCYGCTAGAGSSCGGAITE, from the coding sequence ATGAGTAACGCTGCAGACGACATGATTCCGTTGACGCTCGCTGGCGACGGAGCCTCTGTAAATATCGAAGGACCGCGGACAACAACAAGCCTCCGGTTCAGAAGATCACCCCTGGCGAGTCCGGAAGAGCAAATCCGACAATTGGAGGCTGTAGATTTGGCAGTTGGTCCAACCCAGTCGGGCAACTTCTTTGCGGACGTTTCGCACAGCGGCTGGCCCACCCTCAAGCCGGCGCAGTTGGACATTTTTCAGATCAACCTCGGCAAACTCTGCAACATGACGTGCCGGCACTGCCATGTTGACTCTGGTCCAGATCGAACAAAAGAGAACATGGACCGCGCTACCGTTGATGCCTGCATCGAAGCCATCGAGAAATCGGGCGCCCATACGGTAGACTTGACGGGTGGCGCACCCGAATTAAATCCGAATTTCGAGTACCTCGTTGATCGTGTTACGCAGATGGGCAAACACGTGATCGACCGATGCAACCTCACCATTCTTACGGTCAGGCGCTACCAACACTTGCCCGCCTGGTTTGCCAAGCGTGGGGTTGAAGTGGTTTGCTCACTGCCCCACTACCGCAAATTGGGCACGGACGCCCAGCGAGGTGACGGCACCTATGAAAAGTCGCTCAAAGCATTGAAAATGCTCAATGAGGTTGGCTACGGCCAGGGTGATCCCAGGCGAAAGCTGACGCTGGTAACCAATCCGGTTGGTGCTTTTTTGGCCGGCAACCAGGCTTCGCTGGAGACCGAGTGGAAAGATGCGCTTAAGAAAAACCACGATGTTTCGTTTGATACCCTGATTGCCTTGAACAACATGCCTATGTCCAGATACCTGGAATGGCTGCTGGAAAAAGGCAAACTGGACGAGTATATGCACAGGCTGCTAGACGCATTCAATCCTTCCACCATTGCCGGCCTGATGTGCCGCAACACCCTCTCGGTGTCATGGGATGGAAAAATGTACGACTGTGACTTTAATCAGCAGCTCGAAATGGAAATAGATTTCCCAGGCGAAGAACGGCTTCACGTGCGTGATTTTGATCTCGACAAATGGCTGCAGCACAACATCCGTACGGAGCGCCATTGTTATGGATGCACCGCCGGCGCCGGAAGCAGTTGTGGTGGTGCCATCACAGAGTAA
- the trxA gene encoding thioredoxin yields the protein MAYEVADFQRDVIEASHQQPVLVDFWAPWCGPCRALGPVLEKLATEHADRWKLIKVNTDEHQHISGQYGIKGIPAVKLFVDGNVVNEFTGALPEHAVRKWLDESIPTEDARLFQTAEAAIQAGDTAGGKAMLESVLAQDPDHIPAIVLLAQVTAQSDLSAAGALIASLPTNAASTLDVVESIKTLSRLASLSATGEAMPEENGKAAYLEATIHLLNNEWDAALEKFISVIQQNRYYDDDGSRKAVIAIFNLLGPQHPLTRKHRRMFDMALY from the coding sequence ATGGCGTACGAAGTAGCAGATTTTCAGCGTGATGTGATTGAGGCAAGCCATCAGCAACCGGTTTTGGTAGATTTCTGGGCACCTTGGTGCGGACCATGCCGGGCGTTAGGACCTGTACTTGAAAAACTCGCTACAGAGCATGCTGATCGCTGGAAACTGATCAAAGTAAACACGGATGAGCACCAGCATATTTCTGGCCAGTATGGTATAAAAGGGATACCTGCGGTCAAGCTGTTTGTCGATGGTAATGTGGTAAATGAGTTTACCGGTGCCTTACCCGAACACGCGGTGCGCAAGTGGCTTGATGAATCAATTCCTACGGAAGATGCCAGGCTTTTTCAGACTGCGGAGGCTGCCATTCAGGCCGGCGATACTGCTGGCGGCAAAGCGATGCTAGAGTCAGTATTGGCACAAGATCCTGACCATATACCGGCCATCGTATTACTGGCGCAAGTAACCGCCCAAAGCGATCTCTCTGCTGCCGGCGCATTGATCGCGTCTTTACCGACAAATGCAGCCAGTACGCTTGATGTGGTAGAGAGCATTAAAACCCTGAGCAGGCTCGCGAGCCTGTCTGCTACCGGGGAAGCGATGCCGGAAGAGAATGGCAAAGCTGCATATCTCGAAGCAACCATCCATCTGCTAAACAACGAGTGGGATGCTGCGCTGGAAAAGTTCATCAGCGTAATCCAGCAAAACCGCTACTACGACGACGATGGCTCACGCAAAGCCGTCATCGCAATTTTCAACCTCCTCGGGCCGCAACACCCCCTCACAAGAAAGCACCGCCGCATGTTCGACATGGCGCTTTATTAG
- a CDS encoding metalloregulator ArsR/SmtB family transcription factor: protein MVEYKNGTHASGSGMETWQMEALRRTLEGNTQLSTLTGMMNAAGNPTRMAILYLLWRKEEVRVNDLASILRLTSPAISQQLKKLKKQALVDHRRDAQTVYYRLNKKSAFVQHFLIRFFEQEMFYREANPPDNPEE from the coding sequence ATGGTAGAGTACAAAAATGGCACGCACGCCAGTGGCTCGGGCATGGAAACATGGCAGATGGAGGCACTGCGGCGCACGCTGGAAGGCAACACACAATTAAGCACCCTCACAGGGATGATGAACGCGGCTGGGAATCCTACCCGGATGGCGATTCTTTATTTGCTGTGGCGTAAAGAGGAAGTTCGCGTAAACGATCTGGCCTCCATTCTTAGACTTACATCACCTGCTATTTCTCAGCAGTTGAAAAAACTCAAAAAGCAAGCCCTCGTAGACCACCGGCGCGACGCGCAGACGGTTTATTACCGGTTGAATAAAAAATCTGCCTTTGTGCAGCACTTTTTAATCAGATTTTTTGAGCAGGAAATGTTCTACAGGGAAGCGAATCCACCTGACAACCCTGAAGAATAA
- a CDS encoding TetR/AcrR family transcriptional regulator — MNDNKPDRLVFFLMSKGEETRQEILAHTVGLFNRQGYAGVSLSQIMEATGLKKGGIYNHFASKEQLALDVFDYAVGKVRERFKEGLTGKKTAGARLHAILAIMARYVTDPPVDGGCPVNNAAVDSLYTFPALQQRARAGMEELQQYIRSTVEKGVARSELQQDLDPDQVAAVMLASLEGALTMSKLYDDPVYMQRAVTHLAAYVDRNVLG, encoded by the coding sequence TTGAATGACAATAAACCAGACCGATTGGTCTTTTTTCTGATGTCCAAAGGCGAAGAAACACGACAAGAGATTTTGGCCCATACTGTTGGCTTGTTTAACAGGCAGGGGTATGCCGGCGTGTCGTTGTCTCAGATTATGGAGGCAACCGGCCTGAAAAAGGGCGGGATCTACAACCACTTTGCTAGCAAGGAGCAACTGGCGCTCGACGTATTTGATTACGCGGTGGGCAAAGTTCGGGAGCGTTTCAAAGAAGGACTGACAGGGAAGAAGACAGCCGGCGCCCGGTTGCACGCTATTCTGGCGATCATGGCGCGCTATGTAACCGATCCGCCTGTTGATGGGGGATGCCCGGTAAACAACGCCGCCGTAGATAGCCTTTACACGTTTCCGGCCTTGCAGCAGCGCGCGCGGGCCGGCATGGAAGAATTGCAGCAGTACATCCGAAGCACAGTAGAAAAAGGGGTAGCGCGTAGCGAACTACAGCAGGACCTGGACCCAGACCAGGTTGCCGCTGTCATGCTTGCTTCACTGGAGGGCGCGTTAACCATGAGCAAACTGTATGACGACCCTGTATACATGCAGCGGGCTGTGACACACCTCGCTGCTTATGTCGACCGGAATGTACTTGGATAA